TGATTCTGCGGGGCGCCAATTTATAAAGCCTGATCCCATTACGGGGCTTTAAAAAGATGTCTGGATCCTCGGGGCCATAGGACCCGATTCCACGCTTCCATTATTGCTCCTCGCCGAGTGATCGggggaaattgaaaattaataagGATTCCAATTTGCATGATTTCGAATCCACTCAACCACAccgccggggcccgggttgCTCGAGTTactgccggaccggaaatgggatACTTTCATGGCGCGCGTCGGAAGAAAAGCGAACCCCTGACGGATTCATTTCCGTGCGCCTCGTTAAGCAGTGTGCCCGGTAGTTCCGGTGTTCAATTTGTCACCGGCGGTTTCGGACGGGCCGTGTGAAAGAACAAAATGGCGTGCCCGGTTAAGCCTCGCCATGTGGCTGCCATGTTCGTGCAAGTCGCCCCTTTCGCCATCGCATCGTGTACTGAACGAGCAAGGTAAAAAAACATACCCACGAGAGTCAGCCGACGCCGGATAGTGCCAACGGCTTTATCTTCATCTACGCCATCGGTGGCGCGTCCACGTGCTTAAAACACTCCCGCCTCTACAGCCACTCTGCCCTCGGCAGCAGCGGGCGCTATCCCTTTGAAGTGGCACCGGATCGCTTCAAAGGGATGAtccaaaataataataacgccCGATCGGTCCGCTGTCGGTTGGGAACGGGAGCTCTTTGCACGGGCGAAGGACGAACCGCACCAAGTCGCACatctcgcgcgcgcgtccgtcgATAAATTGATGTTTGTCGTAGGTGAGCGCCGATAGCGCTTGCCGCGAGGAGCGGGAACGGGAGAAAAACTTTGCCCCACCCGGATGATGGAGTTGAGTCGAGCGCTTCATCAGGACAGCGTCCGTCCGCACGGGGCCTCCGGGCTACCGGGCACATCATCAACGATGTGTCAGACGCACATCCGACTGCGGCTGGACTGCTTTTAATCGTCGCCAGCCGCGTCCCATTACACCGGCGCTGATGACTTCCTGCGTGACCACAGTCCGCCGAGCGGATGGGCACTACCAATAGGCACTAGCTAGGCTCATTGCACACCGGCCTGCCGTGGCCGTTCCCCGTGGCCACGTTCCTAAGTGACACGAAGAACACTATCGCTTCTACTTCAAAGTGGCAAATcctcttttcaattttcaaacgGAAGATGAAGgataaaattttaatgccCCAGCATAACTCAATTTGCCCGCTCACTTCTCCGGCGCGGCTCGCCGGATAGCCGAAGCCGGAGAGTGGCCAGAAAGAGACGGAGAGCGAATGATTGCCGTTGCCTGGAAAGTGGTGGCCACGGCTACGGAGACAGCCGATGCCGACGAGTCCGTTcgatccggctccggtttAGGATTCGGGAAAATGGCTTCGCAATTGAATCACCGGAACGATGTTACGGATGCCGGTGAGGGTGGATTTTAAGTCGAATGATGACCATTAgaaggaccgaccgaccaggtAAGGGTAGAACGCTATCCTTAATTCCGCAAGGACGAGCAGATCGGCTTGCCGGACAGAGGATAGGTTGGGAAGATGGGAAAAAAGAATCGGCCATCCACACGGACGACTTCAAAGAAGCGGTTCCACACTTTTAGCAGCTCATCCGTGGACCGATGCAGATCGGTATGGGAACTTTTGTCGGCTAATGAAGAGGCAACGCGTACAGTAGTTAGAAGAATCGAGAAATCCTTGATGATTGACTCGAGTCATTTCATGCGAAAAATATACCAATCAAATTATTTGCAACTCATGCTTTCTCGTGTTCCGTTCAGATGCATCAGTTTCAAATGAAGAATGTTTGCGTAATATTTGCTGTGCACAGAAAATTGATACGTACATGAGCGCGCGATGGTCGCGGATCCGATAGCGATGAAAAACCGCAATCCTGCGCTGCAGCCTTAACACAGCACCGTGGGCCTTACCTGGGAGACCATAAAAACCATAAGCATGTCGGTGTCTATTCAAAACAATATaaggaaacattttttgagTAAGACAAACAATTACCTTCGGTTAGACATTATGCCCacaattgttttattacttcTGGAACAATTATTATACATGCTACAAATCGGGGATGGAGAACACTTTTATTTTCCGCACAGACCGCTCCGCCGGGCGTgcgttcaaatatttgccgAACACCGTGACGGTCTTGTCCTTGGAATGTATTTCAAAGACGGAATCGTTTTTGGGAATtgctgaaaagaaaacagaatcCGTCAGCAGCCGCAAAACACTCTCGGACAGCGCAATGCCTACTTCGCACTCTGTTGTCCTTGGAGACAACTTTGAACGTTCCCTTCGTATCCAGGACGACGATCCCTTTCATACCGACTACGCTGGATTGCTTCGACCGAACGACCGTGATTTTGGCTCCGTGATAATCCGCCTTTAAAAGACTGGCGCTGTGGAAGGACCGTGAAGGGTACTGCCATTATGAGAAGATTACCTTGACCGCGAAAGTACTTACACCAGCGGGTTGTACTGGGACTCCGTTACTTCCGGCGTGCGGTGTTGCAGGAATCTGGAAATGTATCCACACCACAACCTGTGCAGAGGAACTGCATCTTCATATCGGACTGAGTCGTGTGGTATCGCATAAAGCCCCAGTTCTTTGATATCTCTCCGGGATAGTCTCCTTTTCTGTTTGGTCTGAGGCTTGGCTACTTTCGGTTTGGGGTGCCTCACTAGATGCAAACTTTCGTACGCCTTCGTGGAAGCGTAGGACTCGGGGCGTACTTCTGGCCGCACGAAACTTGCAACAAACGAAGAGGTGAAACCTAAAAATACAGTTCAATTAGTCTCCAAACTTCGCAAACCGGAGAAACTTACCGCTCATTTTGTGACCCGGCGAgttgtttgtttacgaacCACGATGACGTTGTGTTTGACGTTTCGACTTGCTCCAATCGGTTCGAACAGTGCCGCTGTAAACAAATCAGGAATGGAATATTTCAACCGGTTGGTCAGCGAAATATTTCGAGGcccgtgaaatgtttcacttgCCATAATCGTGGGAAAGTTTCTATAATCGTTTCTATAATGAACTTTTAAAAAATACGTTGAACCGTTGAAAACGAAGGTGTTTAATTCaacttatttattattttgatagAATATTTCCCTTTCCGGCATAAAACACGTCACTTTGTTACActcaaaaaaaggcttttTTCAAGTAGCAAGTTTATTTAAGTTTCATTGCTTTTGGGCTCAAACAACGCCATTCTCTTTCCACATCTGATATCTGCTCACCCACGAAACCATTGTGGGATTTGGGCATTATTACTATCAGCAGTTCGGTAGCTTAGTAATATCAATAGAAATATTGTATGAATATATAGAGCACTGGGAGATAAGAGAATTGCGCGCGTGTGTAATGCTACCGAACTGgattcgttcgttctgtgaTGTGATGTCAAACTTAACCTATCTCGACCGATGCCAAAAAACGCAATATACGCTCCTTTCCtacaataaattatgttttgcatttccaCTTCACCTCAACACTGGGGGGCTACTATTAGTCTAAGAACATTCTAAAAAGGCTTACCCTATTGCTTGATCGAATATTTTCATTATATCCACTTAAATTGAAATAAGCCTAAATAGTTGCAAGTACGATTGACACTGCGGATTACGAGATTACAACGGAGCAGAACAAGTGTCCAAAAGTGTCACACTGGAGATTATTGTTTCGCCGGTGGCCCGCTTCCGGAGAAGCCACTCACAAATGGGATTATCACACGTGCTCGCCAcgctttcggctttcggtaagcggatttttttttccacacaTCGGTGAGGTGGCAAAAGCCACGGCACCATCTGTGCGCCATGTGTGCGTAGGTACTGCCCTCTCGTACGTTAAATTACtaattttttccttcctttcgccAACACTTTCTCATTGGCATTGTCTCCTCCTAAAAGCTACACTTTTCTTATACATTAAAAAATGCACTCAACTCTTTTAGATAATTTCTTACTTTTGTGCCGTCTCTCAGAGTATTCATATGTTGTCTTCGGTCTCCTCGAAGGAGTTGCCCACACGGCCAGTTTCGGGCTGATGGGAGCAGTGTGATACATATTGTATTGTCAGACTTTTTACTCTTCGCTCACATCTGTGTGTATATAGGTTGTTATCAGCAAAATATACTCTAATGAATTGATTCAGCTTAGCACGGCCGTTAATTGGTGTGTAGTTGCTATTTGAACCCTTTCCCATGCTACAAAGCCTGGCCGCTCTCATCGTTACTTGCCGCCGTTTTCGTTAATTAGCTGCATATTATAGACTTGCTTTGAGTTAAAATTGTGCTACCATCAGTCTGTCTCGGGGTCCTGGTGTGATATCATCCGTTTTGGACATTAATATTTACGCCTTATGCTTTCTCCCGGATTTTTTTCGGTCGTCTCTGTTTCATTAGGTCAAACTCTGGGGtgcagcaacaagaagcgCCACCCATCTCGCGGtagtttgttgttgctttttgtcCGTTTTGTTCCGCGACGCGAGATTTTGATAGTTTGGTAATTAATTCAGCACAGTTCTGAgaccggcagccggccggccataaACTCACGCTCATAAATAAATGGATCCAGTGTGCAGGTTGTTGGTCGGTTACGCTCCAAATGTGTGCGGAATGAACGATAACGGCCGATATGTAGGTCGcgattcgattatttttttacatcatttcgcttgtttgcatttttggAAAAACTACGCCATGTCACATCGATTTAACTGTCCAGAATGATCGCATCCGAAACTCGATCCCTTGCTCGCCATGGTGCCGAAAGCCGAATGATCTAATCCAATCTTGAAGCCTAATGAAATTTCGTTGTCCTCCTTTCCGGACCGATCGTGAATCTTCACACTGGAagaacgaaacggaataaaaaaaaaagacaccCATACCGGCCCGTTCCCGCTCAATTTGCTCTCATCACTTTTATCCGCAAGGTTGAAGATCTGTGGGCGCGTGGTGGCCATGCTGGGATGGCCTCTCCAATCCGACACCGCACAGCACacgtaaaaaaacaaacactattgagcaatttacacaaaaaatgcTAAACGTtctcccgaaaaaaaacgttggtGAAAAAACTGTTCTTCAGCAGAGACCCTGCCGCGCCACAACCCCCTTTAATAACACATCCCGCGATCCAGTCCCTGGGGTGCGGCGGTGCGTCGTCATCTTGCTGGACCCTCTCCCTGCGCTCCAGTCCGGTTAAAAAGGCATcaatccgtcgtcgtcgtcgtcgtcgcgcggATCGTGACGGAAGTGTCCACTTATGTGATTACCTTCTCCTTCGCGTAACGCAACACTTCCCGGGCCCGCTCGGCGTTGTCTTCGTCTTCGGGAAGACAAAATTGACAGAACGAGGCGCGGGTCCCCGCGCTTCTCTTTGGAGCTTGGGGTGTCCAACAAAAACTAATGACCACCAAACCCAAACCAAAGCCCCCGGGCCGCAGAGagtcaccggccaccggcgcggCCATTTCGCCGCCGCGCGTTTTTGGGCACTTTTCTCACATCCGAAAATTAGGGTCAACCCCGAAGATGTGGCCGCCTCTCGATCGCAGTGAGGGTCGCTTCACAGGAGATACCGATGatgcccggtgccggagcgAGTGTGAAAGGCGGGCGCAAACCGCGTGACGTCGACAGGGTGGGGTGCCGCCGCCCCGCTTCCGTGGTCTAACACGAAACAATCAAACCGAAACATGAAGGCTCGGGAAAAGGCCCATGATTCACCGACAACCCCCGCGCGCCgggtcggtggaaaaatggtgTCCCAGGCGCGGTGGaaagcacacacagagcgTCGCGATcgtcgaaccggaaccaccgatGGGAAAAGGGTCGCTACGCACAGCCCGTACGAACgatcggttggttggtcggAACCGGGGAACAAAAAGGTCTAATTGACCTTCGATTGAGATTGGATCGAGATATATGGCCGGCGTCTTCCCTGGGCCGCCTGGCCATCGCACCCCTACACTCAAACACCTGGCGCGCCTGGCGATTCCGGCCGGGCGAGTGTTGGCCGTTTCTTTTCCGCATTACAACACACATTCCGTGATGTTACCAATTATCTACCAACGTTGTCTGCCGTGGTTCTGCTTTTTTTaattgcaaattgaaatcACGCAATTTCGGGGAAGTAACCAAAAAAACCTGGTTCGGACCGCGTCACCTCGAAGGAAATCGCTGACCCTCCctgggtgtggtgtgtgctTGGGATGACCCATCGATTTCCCGGACAGCATCCGATGcgacccaccgccaccggagtTTGGTTCGTTATCGCCGGAATTGGTCGTAAAAGTGGTCCATAAAGTCGGGCGCGGGTCCGTGCGAGGGTCTGGTAACACAAAAGGCCAATGATTGGTTGAGAAAAGAGGCAACACGCGGCGGCGGTCGAGATTTATGGGCGAATGTACACCGACGAAGACCTGTTCCGATCCAGACCCCTTAGATGCGTCCCGAGGTCAGGTAACGAGCAACGGCAGCCAAAATTCATCCACAAACCTATCGTGTTTCCAGCGGGAGCGATAGCAAGAatggtcgtcgtcggaagaACCCAAAAAAGGTTTCTGGTCCGCGGTCCTTTTCTATCGATACCACACGACGGGCGCAATCGGGTCGGGTGATTGGAACCGGGGATCAAACGTTCCCGGGGTGACCGCCGGCGAAGAAATTCTTGCGCGATTCCGGCAGGCGCAGGAGCGTGACTGGGAGCAACAAATTGGAACTTCCTGTTTTCCCAGAGTTCGCAGATCGTGGTACCATTCCAGGGATGAGCTGCTGAATCCCTAAAAGTGTCTCATTCAGCGACGTAAAAAGTGCACCGCAACGTCGGTCTCTCTTCGGGAAACCACGAAAACCGCAGTCTCCCGATGACGCTTTCCGCCCGATCTCACCCGATCCCCGTCCGCGGGTTCAAAGGCAAAAGGGCAATCGGAGCTAAATTACAACCCCTACCCCTACGGGGCCAGACGCTCGCTGACCCAAAGATGATCACATTTGCGGCGCTTTCCAAATCGATCGACACACCGATCGTGCCCGGGACACGGACCGCGTAAAGGTTGCGATCTTCGCGGGTAGAAACCGTGtcggggtccggggtccggggtcggatgagaaaatcaaattaccattttcacttttttcctcgtcctcgtcgttgttATGCCCCCCGCACACAGGGATTCCCATGTTGCACGACCCGTGGCGTGGAAGACAAGGCGGGAAGAGGGATCGGGACAGAACGAGAAGTGCTCGGTTCCCAGATGCGGCCACaaattgccaccgccgccaccgccgccactgtcGCCATACAGAAGCGGTAGTAGTGTCTCGCCGCGCGTGTGGTAGGCACTCTGATTAGTTCTCCGGGATTATGATTTGATTAGTAAATGATATGCAAATCCATTAATGGCGGCGGTCCGCTGGTCGGTAGCGTCGACGCGGCACGGagtcgaaacggaaccgaggCAAATAGGCAAATTCGTCCGGGATCGACCTCGAGTGGCAACGGACAATTTATGCCCACAATAATGTGTCCACGTAATGGGGGTTGGATGAGAacatggagagagagagagagagaaaaggcaCAAACCAAAGCTGGTCAGTGGTTTCCGTGCGGAGCTTTTCGCTTTGATCTTCCACCGGTgctgatgattatgatgatagTGGTGGCGTCCCATCCCAAATAGGATATCACGAGAGACCGCAAGCGCAATTTTCGGCACGAAACCCCTTGCTCTGGCAAAACCTGGCTCCCGCGAAACGTGGCAACCAAACTGTCGCCAAACGATTGTGCTAAGCCACTTCTTGGCATCGGACATTGGGACAAGATTTGCATCGCCAATGAACGTAGCTTTGTGTCCTCTAATGTAAGGTAGCGTCCGGATTTATGGACGATAATGTACCTAACACGCGCGGAACAAGAACTCACTGCCTAGCACAATTCCTTCGCACCGTGATTTGATGAAAGACGAGCGCGAAAGACGGTACCGGAGCCAAATTCGATTCAACCCGCCCCAGCGAATTCGTTCCCTACAGCGCaactccgccaccaccgacaacgGCTCTGTTTCGTGACAGAGTGGCAAACAAATCCGATTCGCTTCGGCCATCATTTCATCGATCAACTCTACGTCGATTCCGGGAAGCAGCGCTAGTGGCGCGATGGAGAATTTAATGGTTTTCCCGTCAGGGAGCACGGTGGGAAAATCATATGCTACCATCCAGGCGGGACCTAGTTTCCGATCTCTCTCCCGATGAGAAAAGTTTCAATCAAGCCGTAGGAAAAATGGCAGACAATTCTATCGGCTTCTAATACCTGTGGCAGTGCGGGAAGTGTTTTTCTTAAGAAACTGTCACCTTGCTAAGGTTACTAGGATTGGTTCGGTATCTCTGTATCTACGCTCTGAACCAAAAGGCCGAGGCGATTAAAGGATGGCATACTACGATGAGTGTCCCGTTGCGAACCAATCTCCTGAGACGATTGTGCCAACACAGGaatcaaaagttttccaacaaacTAGCACCGTTTCGATCGAACCTTTCGGGTTTGGAATCTTCGGTTTGGAGATGCGTTTGTAGATTGAATCTTGCCAAACACATAAATGCTGGACAGCCCAGCATCGTCTTCATTaacgacggcaccggcactaCCGTctgcgccgtcgccgccgctgtcgCCATGGTTATAATTAACCCAACTTCCTGGGTGGCATTCGACGCAGATCATGGGATCGCGGGCATTGATCATTAGTCCGTATTTGTATGTGTCCGTCCGAGTATGCCGCTTCGACCCGGTCGCGTTTGCCtatcccgaaaaaaaacgacaaaacgCGTACGATTAAACCTAAAGTTCCACGATATGTGTGAGTTGTTTACAGCGGAAGCTGAGGGAACCGACCCCCGCCGCTTCGATGTCCCGCATTGTGGGTCTATTTCCGTCTTTGGCGAATGAAAACCCGGCCGGGTGGTGTGTAATCGGTGTTtagtttgatgatgatggccatcGATTTGCCATCAATTAAAGAACCGTCTCCCGGCACGGGCGGTTTCGTGCTAAACCAAACAACCCCGATCTGCTTGGTGGTTTCCGTTGGGTGCCCCCCGCAAGCCCCACCGACTGCGCCACACACATACTACGGTTACTTCGGTCCTCTAGCTACCCCCGTCTAATCTGCTCCCGCAACTTCCAGACTATCGTAAAACTCCTTCCTTAACCTAGTTCCTCTCCTTCCTCTACACTAACCGATCCTGAATTTTGCGATTCCGACGTCGGCCAGTCACGAGAAGGTGGTTCAGTTGGTGCAAAATTTCACCCCTTCGGCGCCGCTCGttactgccgccgccgctggtcgTCGTTTCCGTCCCCAGTGGCCGCGGTCACACGCTCGTCTCCGAGTTGAGCTTCAGCACGAACTTGTTCGACTTCGGATCGACCACCTCCTCGCTCACGGTAAAGTGCGGAATTCGGTTGATCGATACCGTGAGCGACACGTCGTTCTGGATCAGCTGGAAGGTGCAACCGTCGGAGATCGGCCGCGACAGCAGCTCGTCGCAGATCAGCGCCCAGTTGTGGTTCTGGCGGCGCTCCTTGTCGTTCTGCAGCACCGGTGCCTCCACCAGGTACGGTTCGAGGAAGGCCCGCGGTGACATGTCGTGCTTGAGGCAGTGCGCCAGGTGCTTCAGGATCGACTCGACCGTATGGCGGGGCTGCTGTCGCGTCACTCGCAGATACTTCTGGAGGGCGCGCGCCATGGACGGGAAGATCGCTTGGGCCGCTTCCTGCGGATCGAGCGGAATGGCCGGTGGGCCATTGGTGCCCTGCTGCGATCCGCTACCGCCACTGGTTCCcgcctcctgctgctgcataCGCTTGATGTGCGTAAACGCTTCCTCGGCGGCGGTCACGAGGCGTGCCCGCCGCTTCTTCACCCGCCGCTCATACTCGTGTTCCTCGTAGAAGCGCTCGTTGTGCGACGAGTCCCTGCGGCGGGCGTGAGCCGCCAGCACGGCTCGGGACTGTGTCTGCTGTTGGGCCGGTGTCGCTCCGTCCACGTCGTAGTACTTGAAGGACGAGACGGCGGCCGCCTTACGCTGCGCCTTGGACACCGGTAACCGCTCCAGGTACGGATTGTAGATGCTAAACTCGGTGTAGTACCGCTGCAGCACCCAGACGGCCGTTCGTTGGATACTTAGCTGCCCGATGCTGTAGCTGTGGGACTCGCCATCCGGGCTGCGGATCACCTTCACGTGGTACAGCGGCTGCAGGTGCCGTATTTCCAGCAGCACAACCGCCACGTAGTGGATGAAGAGCAACGTGTCGCAGTAGCTCGTTGCGTACGCCACCAGTGTGCGGTAGTCGACAACCGACGACCCGGACACGATGGCCCGGGCCCCCTCCGTCACCTGGACGATGTAGAACAACCAGTAGGCGAAGGACGCGATCAGCACGAGCAGCAGGGAGCACGAGCGGAACAGAAAGATCCGCGGCATGATCGCCAGCGGACGGCGAAGGAACAGGGCCCACAGTCCGATGGCCAGCAGGAGCAACCGTGCGGCCAGCGAGACCAGCATCCCCTTGCACTCTGCGTTGCACGCCAGCAGCTGGAGCCGCTCGTTCTGGGTGAGATCGAGGCTTTCGAAGGCGGACGGGAAGATGCCGGCCTTCGGAAGGATCACCATCACGAGCGGGCCCACGAAGGCCACGGAACAGAGGAGAACGGCCGCCCCCCGCTCCAGGTACCGCTGGCAGGCAAAGCCAACCCCGCGGTCATCCGTCATCTGGAAGTAGCTGACGTCCTCCATCGAGATGCTCTGCTCGGAAGTGTTGCCCGTGATGGCGGTCGTGTTGTCGCCCCATGTTTCGTCCTGCGGCAGGATCGACACCTCGATGATCTCCTGCCCGTCCCGCCCGTCCTCGCCGAGGTTCACGCTCGTCTGGAACGGGGCCATGTCCGGGCGCTTGCTGCGCGAGTGATTGTTGCTCCGATGCGAGTGGCGCGTCCGGTGCGATCCCAGCGTCCCCGCGCTATGATTgttgccctgctgctgctgctgctgctgatgctgttgggcACCGCGCGACCGCCTGCTTTTGCTTCCTGGTTCCGACTTCACCGATTCCGTTTCCATCATCGTGCCCATCGAGACGTCATCGGGCGGATGACTCGGGCTTCTTCAGTCCTCCAACAGCCACTGACCACGTCCACTCGCTTC
The nucleotide sequence above comes from Anopheles bellator chromosome 1, idAnoBellAS_SP24_06.2, whole genome shotgun sequence. Encoded proteins:
- the LOC131216643 gene encoding ribonuclease P protein subunit p29, producing the protein MSGFTSSFVASFVRPEVRPESYASTKAYESLHLVRHPKPKVAKPQTKQKRRLSRRDIKELGLYAIPHDSVRYEDAVPLHRLWCGYISRFLQHRTPEVTESQYNPLVASLLKADYHGAKITVVRSKQSSVVGMKGIVVLDTKGTFKVVSKDNRVRTIPKNDSVFEIHSKDKTVTVFGKYLNARPAERSVRKIKVFSIPDL
- the LOC131216837 gene encoding vang-like protein 2, with protein sequence MGTMMETESVKSEPGSKSRRSRGAQQHQQQQQQQGNNHSAGTLGSHRTRHSHRSNNHSRSKRPDMAPFQTSVNLGEDGRDGQEIIEVSILPQDETWGDNTTAITGNTSEQSISMEDVSYFQMTDDRGVGFACQRYLERGAAVLLCSVAFVGPLVMVILPKAGIFPSAFESLDLTQNERLQLLACNAECKGMLVSLAARLLLLAIGLWALFLRRPLAIMPRIFLFRSCSLLLVLIASFAYWLFYIVQVTEGARAIVSGSSVVDYRTLVAYATSYCDTLLFIHYVAVVLLEIRHLQPLYHVKVIRSPDGESHSYSIGQLSIQRTAVWVLQRYYTEFSIYNPYLERLPVSKAQRKAAAVSSFKYYDVDGATPAQQQTQSRAVLAAHARRRDSSHNERFYEEHEYERRVKKRRARLVTAAEEAFTHIKRMQQQEAGTSGGSGSQQGTNGPPAIPLDPQEAAQAIFPSMARALQKYLRVTRQQPRHTVESILKHLAHCLKHDMSPRAFLEPYLVEAPVLQNDKERRQNHNWALICDELLSRPISDGCTFQLIQNDVSLTVSINRIPHFTVSEEVVDPKSNKFVLKLNSETSV